In Deinococcus sp. QL22, the following are encoded in one genomic region:
- a CDS encoding pitrilysin family protein: MTIGAEGKAAAPGIQTGTTQPGTTQHSSGPRVWLWTLENGLQVAYERRAGPGFALDLRIPVGSAHDPVGFEGSAGVLEEWLFKGAGGRSARALQDAFDDLGVRRGGGVGPEATRYGVSGLKADLPGALALLADVLLRPDLPDAELAVLLDLARQDLEGLEDSPPDLLAVQARSVAFDGAAAAPFAGFAHPASGTPEGLATISPASLREFLTRYGGNGSVLGLVADADPDAVHDLMARTFADWRTGQNDLVTARFLPGLRSHLPFEDGEQTHISLSSPGIAPLHPHWLHWQLAITALSGGSASRLFHAVREERGLAYSVSASPVVLGGQGFLSTYAGSTPARAPETLDVLMAELGRLPQGLTNAEFIRAKTGLTASVVFGAESLRARATSLTRDVAVFGRIRSVADLRGQLAALTLEDVNAFLSGYDPAGQATTVTLGPVAVEETEVAAAEVNHV, translated from the coding sequence ATGACGATTGGCGCAGAAGGGAAGGCAGCCGCGCCTGGGATTCAGACGGGGACAACACAACCGGGAACGACACAGCACAGCAGCGGGCCAAGGGTCTGGCTCTGGACGCTGGAGAACGGCCTGCAGGTGGCCTATGAGCGCCGGGCCGGGCCGGGCTTTGCACTCGATCTACGGATTCCGGTGGGCAGTGCACACGATCCGGTGGGGTTCGAGGGTTCGGCGGGCGTGCTGGAAGAATGGCTGTTCAAGGGGGCTGGGGGCCGCTCTGCCCGCGCCCTGCAGGACGCTTTCGATGACCTCGGCGTGCGCCGGGGCGGGGGCGTGGGGCCGGAAGCTACCCGTTACGGCGTCAGCGGCCTGAAGGCCGACCTGCCCGGTGCGCTTGCCCTGCTGGCCGATGTGCTACTGCGCCCCGACTTGCCCGATGCCGAACTGGCGGTCTTGCTGGACTTGGCCCGGCAGGATTTAGAGGGACTGGAAGACAGCCCGCCCGATCTACTGGCGGTGCAGGCCCGCTCCGTGGCTTTCGACGGCGCGGCAGCAGCTCCGTTCGCGGGCTTTGCCCACCCCGCCAGCGGGACGCCGGAAGGTCTAGCGACTATTTCGCCTGCCAGCTTGCGCGAGTTTTTGACCCGTTACGGCGGCAACGGCAGCGTGCTGGGGCTGGTGGCCGACGCTGACCCGGACGCGGTGCATGACCTGATGGCCCGCACTTTTGCCGACTGGCGCACAGGCCAAAATGACCTCGTGACCGCCCGCTTCCTGCCCGGTCTGCGCTCGCATCTGCCCTTTGAAGACGGCGAGCAGACCCACATCAGCCTGAGTTCGCCGGGAATTGCGCCGCTGCATCCCCACTGGCTGCACTGGCAACTGGCGATTACAGCGCTGTCGGGCGGCAGTGCCAGCCGTCTGTTCCATGCGGTGCGCGAGGAACGCGGGCTGGCCTACTCGGTCAGTGCGTCGCCAGTGGTGCTGGGTGGGCAGGGCTTCCTGTCTACCTATGCCGGAAGCACGCCCGCCCGCGCCCCCGAAACGCTGGACGTGCTGATGGCGGAACTGGGCCGCCTGCCGCAAGGTCTGACCAACGCCGAATTCATACGGGCCAAAACGGGCCTGACCGCCAGCGTGGTCTTTGGAGCCGAAAGCCTGCGGGCGCGGGCCACCAGCCTCACGCGGGATGTGGCCGTGTTCGGGCGGATTCGCAGCGTGGCCGACCTGCGTGGGCAACTCGCCGCCCTGACGCTGGAGGATGTGAATGCCTTCCTGAGTGGCTACGATCCGGCGGGGCAAGCTACGACGGTGACGCTGGGGCCAGTGGCAGTTGAAGAAACCGAAGTCGCAGCGGCAGAGGTCAACCATGTCTGA
- a CDS encoding peptidylprolyl isomerase has translation MKQAALLLTLALTLTACPKNDTAATTTPEETATETPETETPATTPETETPAETAATPAVTKAGAVPAGYTLVPFLTDKPVREFKTEPTLSLQDGKNYFALIDTNRGQVLADLYEAETPVTVNNFVFLARNHYFDGIRFHRVMDGFMAQSGDPQSTDLAKKEQWGTGGPGYSFADEFRTALTFDAAGLLAMANSGPATNGSQFFITFAPTENLNGKHTIFGKVVTGDDVLPKLTRTSDSSTGQETPIADAVADEILSVRILTKN, from the coding sequence ATGAAACAGGCCGCCCTGCTGCTGACCCTTGCCCTGACCCTGACCGCGTGTCCCAAAAACGACACCGCCGCGACCACCACGCCGGAAGAAACGGCGACGGAAACGCCAGAAACGGAAACTCCGGCAACCACGCCTGAAACGGAGACCCCGGCTGAAACCGCCGCCACGCCTGCCGTGACCAAAGCTGGCGCGGTGCCTGCGGGCTATACGCTCGTGCCGTTCCTGACCGACAAGCCCGTGCGCGAATTCAAGACCGAACCCACCCTGAGCCTGCAAGACGGCAAAAACTACTTTGCCCTGATAGACACCAACCGGGGTCAGGTACTGGCCGATCTGTACGAGGCCGAAACGCCCGTGACGGTCAACAACTTCGTGTTCCTGGCGCGCAACCACTACTTCGACGGCATCCGTTTTCACCGCGTCATGGACGGCTTTATGGCGCAGTCGGGCGACCCCCAGAGTACCGACCTCGCCAAAAAAGAGCAGTGGGGCACGGGCGGCCCCGGTTACAGCTTCGCCGACGAGTTCCGCACCGCGCTCACCTTCGACGCTGCCGGACTGTTGGCGATGGCGAATAGCGGCCCTGCTACCAACGGGAGCCAGTTTTTCATTACCTTCGCGCCCACCGAAAACCTGAACGGCAAGCACACCATCTTCGGCAAAGTGGTCACGGGCGACGACGTATTGCCCAAGCTGACCCGCACCAGCGACAGCAGCACCGGGCAGGAAACGCCTATTGCCGACGCCGTGGCCGATGAAATCCTGTCAGTACGGATTTTGACGAAGAACTAG
- a CDS encoding macro domain-containing protein: MPLELVQGDIAAQTTCAVVTAANKELMGGGGVDGVIHRAAGPELLRAIRPLGGTPTGTAVITPAFGLTKQGVQYVIHAVGPIWRGGQAGEAELLAGAYHHSLRLVVEHGCDSVAFPSISTGVYGYPLEKAAPVALAAIAEILTEQSDLTVRVVLYDVGNLQVFQRAWARLESGENRPV; the protein is encoded by the coding sequence ATGCCGTTAGAACTCGTACAGGGCGACATCGCCGCACAAACCACCTGCGCTGTCGTCACTGCCGCCAATAAGGAATTGATGGGCGGAGGCGGCGTAGACGGCGTGATTCACCGCGCTGCTGGGCCAGAGCTTTTGCGGGCAATTCGGCCTCTGGGCGGCACACCCACGGGCACAGCTGTTATTACTCCGGCGTTCGGCTTAACGAAGCAGGGCGTTCAGTACGTCATTCACGCGGTTGGCCCCATCTGGCGCGGCGGGCAAGCGGGTGAAGCAGAGTTGTTGGCCGGAGCTTACCACCACAGCTTGCGCTTAGTTGTAGAACACGGCTGCGACAGCGTGGCGTTCCCGTCCATCAGTACGGGCGTGTACGGCTATCCGCTGGAGAAAGCTGCGCCTGTGGCCCTCGCTGCGATAGCCGAGATTTTGACCGAGCAGTCAGACTTGACCGTGCGCGTGGTGCTCTATGACGTGGGCAACTTACAGGTCTTTCAACGCGCATGGGCACGGCTGGAAAGTGGAGAGAACCGGCCAGTATAG
- a CDS encoding LptA/OstA family protein: MKRLPAVGFSLTLMLGAALTWGVNAQTTAPTPLPTQSQPTAPPTTETQPTPAPATESENATLELIRKGDDGKERRIRIVRTGTTDETGIFTICSRQDDEPEDAPSLAVFSETGTGGIQITIDQNVIRVPLALVTQKDVPEGQEGSDGRIEASAGTARFLNNPPEGKTDRLSRCAVEATPVPTQGTVRVTQGKTELTGQKLVYDESDGIARIDGPIAFSRANDDGPLTGSSQRIEVDVDDEKTILVGNVVLTSKGGRVSKAGRVEYDDAANVARLIGTPEQPAESVQNGDILRAGVILYDLDRNEVVARKADGGTITGEFQDGEPGTGTPAATPTEVPVRPTLPVNPPGNSP, translated from the coding sequence ATGAAACGGCTTCCGGCAGTGGGCTTCAGCCTGACCCTGATGCTGGGGGCCGCCCTGACGTGGGGTGTGAATGCCCAAACAACGGCCCCAACGCCTCTGCCCACCCAATCTCAACCTACCGCGCCCCCTACCACAGAAACTCAGCCCACCCCCGCGCCCGCCACCGAATCCGAAAACGCCACGTTGGAACTGATCCGCAAGGGCGATGACGGCAAGGAACGCCGTATCCGCATCGTGCGAACTGGAACCACCGACGAAACGGGCATTTTTACCATCTGCTCGCGGCAAGACGATGAGCCGGAAGATGCGCCCAGCCTAGCGGTGTTCAGTGAGACAGGGACGGGCGGCATCCAGATCACCATTGATCAGAACGTGATTCGCGTGCCGCTGGCGTTGGTGACCCAAAAGGACGTGCCGGAAGGGCAGGAAGGCAGCGACGGACGAATTGAGGCCAGCGCCGGAACCGCCCGGTTTCTGAACAATCCGCCTGAGGGCAAAACAGATCGCCTGAGCCGCTGCGCCGTGGAAGCTACGCCCGTGCCCACGCAAGGCACGGTGCGGGTGACGCAGGGCAAAACAGAACTGACTGGGCAAAAGCTGGTGTACGACGAGTCGGACGGCATAGCCCGCATTGACGGCCCGATTGCCTTTTCCCGGGCCAACGACGACGGCCCGCTGACGGGAAGCAGCCAGCGCATAGAAGTCGATGTAGACGACGAAAAAACCATACTGGTGGGGAACGTGGTGCTGACCAGCAAAGGCGGACGCGTGAGCAAAGCAGGCCGCGTGGAATACGACGACGCGGCGAATGTGGCCCGCCTGATCGGAACGCCGGAGCAACCCGCCGAAAGCGTGCAGAACGGCGACATTCTGCGTGCCGGAGTGATCCTGTACGACCTAGACCGGAATGAAGTCGTGGCCCGCAAAGCCGATGGCGGAACGATTACGGGCGAATTTCAGGATGGGGAGCCGGGGACGGGAACGCCAGCAGCGACACCAACCGAAGTGCCAGTGAGGCCGACTTTGCCAGTGAATCCACCGGGAAATTCGCCGTAG
- a CDS encoding Lrp/AsnC family transcriptional regulator: MVTALVMVQAERQRIQETAEALASVPSVREVYSVTGEWDIVAVLRLSRYEDLDDVVTGHLRKVDGITRTQTMLAFRTYSEDLLDQGFGVGLDEGRTE, from the coding sequence ATGGTAACCGCACTCGTGATGGTACAGGCCGAACGGCAACGTATTCAGGAAACCGCCGAGGCACTCGCCAGCGTGCCCAGCGTGCGCGAGGTGTATTCGGTGACTGGAGAGTGGGACATCGTGGCCGTACTACGCCTGAGCCGTTACGAAGACTTAGATGACGTGGTGACCGGACATTTAAGGAAAGTAGACGGCATTACGCGCACGCAAACCATGCTGGCCTTTCGCACCTACAGCGAGGATTTGCTGGATCAAGGTTTCGGCGTGGGTTTAGATGAAGGCCGGACAGAGTAG
- the cmk gene encoding (d)CMP kinase, with product MIVTIDGVAASGKSSVSSGVARALGIPYVSSGLLYRAATVLGLEAGVDLHDAPALLILLNTHAPRLEPLAEGNRVWARTRELTDALHSSRVDAGVSVVAVLPELRAWVDAQLRALPEPFVAEGRDMGTNVFPHAGAKFYLTASPRIRAERRARERPEDIPAIEAALIRRDAKDKVQSAPAPDAKVIDTGLLTLDGVIEVILEGLGEARKA from the coding sequence GTGATCGTAACGATAGATGGCGTCGCTGCCAGTGGAAAATCGAGTGTGTCTTCGGGGGTAGCGCGGGCGCTGGGCATTCCGTATGTCAGCAGCGGCCTCCTGTACCGCGCCGCCACTGTGCTGGGCCTGGAGGCAGGCGTGGACTTGCACGACGCGCCTGCACTCTTAATCCTGCTAAACACCCATGCGCCCCGGCTGGAGCCATTGGCTGAGGGCAACCGCGTCTGGGCCAGAACGCGCGAACTGACCGACGCCCTGCATTCTTCCCGCGTGGATGCGGGCGTGAGTGTGGTGGCCGTGCTGCCCGAACTGCGGGCGTGGGTGGATGCTCAGCTCCGTGCCCTGCCCGAACCCTTCGTGGCCGAGGGCCGGGACATGGGCACCAATGTGTTTCCTCATGCTGGGGCCAAGTTTTACCTGACGGCCAGTCCCCGAATCCGCGCCGAGCGCCGCGCTCGCGAGCGCCCCGAAGACATTCCAGCCATAGAAGCCGCCCTGATTCGCCGGGACGCCAAGGACAAAGTGCAGAGCGCCCCCGCGCCCGACGCGAAAGTGATCGACACCGGGCTTCTGACGCTGGACGGCGTGATAGAGGTGATTCTGGAGGGGTTGGGAGAAGCCAGGAAAGCCTAA
- the gmk gene encoding guanylate kinase yields MMAVPDASTSSASARRGLLIVMTGASGVGKGTLRERWLEGQDVFYSTSWTTREARPGEQDGVDYVFVTPEAFEAKAAADGFLEHAAFVGNRYGTPIEPIETALSRGQDVVLEIEVEGAMQVQARAGEEAILVFIMPPSLTELRRRLEGRATETPERIEKRLLRAREEITQAHAFRYAIVNDDLNRALHELQAVQRYERARQIPEEEWTPEDRAAQALALSVRSDGLSAAELERVVNS; encoded by the coding sequence ATGATGGCCGTTCCTGATGCTTCCACCTCTTCCGCTTCTGCCCGCCGGGGCCTCTTGATCGTCATGACGGGCGCGTCGGGCGTGGGCAAAGGCACGCTGCGAGAACGCTGGCTGGAAGGCCAGGACGTGTTCTATTCCACGTCCTGGACAACCCGTGAAGCCCGCCCTGGCGAGCAAGACGGCGTGGATTACGTGTTCGTAACGCCCGAAGCTTTTGAGGCCAAAGCCGCTGCCGACGGCTTTCTGGAGCACGCCGCCTTTGTGGGTAACCGCTACGGCACGCCCATAGAACCCATAGAGACGGCGCTGAGCCGGGGCCAGGATGTGGTGCTGGAAATTGAGGTGGAAGGAGCCATGCAGGTGCAGGCCCGCGCAGGCGAGGAGGCGATTCTGGTGTTCATCATGCCGCCGAGCCTGACCGAACTACGCCGCCGCTTGGAAGGCCGCGCCACCGAAACGCCCGAACGCATAGAAAAACGTCTGCTGCGTGCCCGTGAGGAAATTACTCAGGCGCACGCCTTCCGCTACGCCATAGTCAACGATGACCTGAACCGCGCCCTTCACGAGCTTCAGGCCGTACAACGCTACGAGCGGGCGCGGCAGATTCCCGAAGAGGAGTGGACGCCGGAAGACCGTGCCGCGCAGGCGTTGGCCCTGTCGGTACGCAGCGATGGCCTGAGTGCCGCCGAGCTAGAGCGGGTCGTAAACAGCTGA
- a CDS encoding Lrp/AsnC family transcriptional regulator, whose translation MTAPLAAPAQTESTGAEPTQPTPREQLLNRIQRDIPIVQRPYAMIAEQVGLTEAEALSILQEVKAEGVLRQVSAIFDTRTLGYQSSLVAAVHDEDQLDAGAEIVNLHPGVSHNYKRNHAFNLWYTIAVPPESDLEAHVQKLHEQSGARLTRLMPTLHLFKIGVEFDMTGKEDWNAKAAPQYTSEQRNIGYAVTDLDRAFVTEFQKDLPVTEEPYADACAALGLSIAEVAAHAEKMKAAGALRRVSAVFRHQKAGFTFNAMGVWAVPQEDVAETGRRMAEFKAVSHCYLRPTYAEWPYTIFTMVHGRSKEEAFGKIQAIHDEVAEGIDHAILYSTKEYKKIRLEFYKPEFYQWAKDNLGTDA comes from the coding sequence ATGACTGCTCCTCTTGCCGCTCCTGCCCAGACCGAGTCGACTGGTGCGGAGCCGACCCAACCCACCCCGCGTGAGCAATTGCTGAACCGCATTCAGCGCGATATTCCCATCGTGCAGCGCCCCTACGCCATGATTGCCGAGCAGGTGGGCCTGACCGAGGCCGAAGCCCTGTCTATTTTGCAGGAGGTGAAGGCGGAAGGCGTACTGCGGCAGGTCAGCGCCATTTTCGATACCCGCACGCTGGGCTATCAGAGCAGTCTCGTCGCCGCTGTACATGACGAAGACCAACTGGACGCGGGCGCAGAGATCGTAAATTTGCACCCCGGCGTCAGCCACAACTACAAGCGCAACCACGCCTTTAACCTGTGGTACACGATTGCTGTGCCGCCCGAAAGCGACCTTGAGGCCCACGTGCAAAAGCTGCACGAGCAGAGCGGCGCACGCCTGACCCGGCTGATGCCCACGCTGCATCTGTTCAAGATTGGCGTGGAATTTGACATGACCGGCAAAGAAGACTGGAACGCCAAGGCCGCGCCGCAGTACACCAGCGAGCAGCGCAACATCGGCTACGCCGTCACCGACCTTGACCGGGCCTTCGTCACCGAGTTTCAGAAAGACTTGCCCGTAACCGAGGAACCCTACGCCGACGCCTGCGCCGCACTGGGCCTGAGCATCGCGGAAGTGGCCGCGCACGCCGAGAAAATGAAAGCCGCCGGAGCCTTACGGCGCGTGTCTGCCGTGTTCCGTCACCAGAAGGCCGGATTTACCTTTAACGCGATGGGCGTCTGGGCCGTGCCGCAAGAAGACGTGGCCGAAACTGGGCGGCGCATGGCCGAATTCAAGGCCGTGTCTCACTGCTACCTGCGCCCCACCTACGCCGAGTGGCCCTACACGATTTTTACGATGGTGCATGGCCGCAGCAAGGAAGAAGCCTTCGGAAAGATTCAGGCCATTCACGACGAAGTGGCCGAGGGAATAGACCACGCCATCCTGTATTCCACTAAGGAATATAAGAAAATCCGGCTGGAGTTTTACAAGCCTGAGTTCTATCAGTGGGCGAAGGACAACCTGGGAACCGACGCTTAA
- a CDS encoding universal stress protein, with product MTHLETSTPRSGFARIAVGIDFSPSSRHALDVARTRFPGADIRLLHVTDARVTATPDLMGGMTPSLPDSGLLQAMEHADAGRLNELLMDNEDAELLIGDPVTGLLDASQRWAADLLVVGTHAKGSLEHFFLGSTAEKLVARSPIPVLTVRLGQ from the coding sequence ATGACCCACCTAGAAACCAGCACGCCCCGCAGCGGCTTTGCCCGAATCGCCGTAGGCATAGATTTCTCGCCCTCCTCGCGTCACGCGCTGGATGTGGCCCGCACCCGTTTTCCCGGCGCAGATATCCGCCTGCTGCATGTCACCGACGCCCGCGTAACCGCCACCCCCGACCTGATGGGCGGCATGACTCCCTCCCTGCCCGATTCCGGCCTGCTACAAGCCATGGAACACGCCGACGCGGGCCGCCTGAACGAGTTGCTGATGGACAACGAGGACGCCGAACTGCTCATTGGCGACCCTGTGACGGGCTTGCTGGACGCCTCGCAACGCTGGGCCGCTGATCTGCTGGTGGTCGGCACGCATGCCAAAGGCTCGCTTGAACACTTTTTCTTGGGCAGCACGGCAGAAAAGCTGGTGGCGCGGAGTCCTATTCCGGTGTTGACGGTTCGGCTGGGGCAGTAG
- a CDS encoding pitrilysin family protein, whose product MSESLSEIKLPETQLHHLPSGLTLLLEPDPAAQTVAAGYFVNTGARDETPAEMGASHFIEHLMFKGSEALSAAQLNERLDDLGGNANAFTSEEATVYHAAALPEYTPALLDTLTQLMRPALRQSDLESERGVILEEIAMYADQPPVRVIDELRADYWGRHPLGQPVLGTVETVSALTRDALARNHRERYGASQVTLAVVGAFDPAAVLAWAEAELGEWPAAPLPTPSLPYLTQPAPVHPGTVRVVRDPSLTRVQLALSLPGLPTTHPLREAAVVLADLIGGENGALYWALLDTGLADGADLAHLEYRDIGTFEGGFSCDPDRAQTVLDGFRTVLAGAEGLITETAVRRASRKMAVGTLLRSETPHGRLFTLGMEHLAHGYPSPTSELVDRYTRVTADDVREVLRLCPINNIAEFPPTVVALGPIETLS is encoded by the coding sequence ATGTCTGAATCCCTTTCCGAAATTAAACTGCCTGAAACCCAACTGCATCATCTTCCGTCCGGCCTGACCTTACTTCTCGAACCTGACCCCGCCGCGCAAACGGTGGCTGCTGGCTACTTCGTCAACACGGGCGCACGTGATGAAACGCCCGCAGAAATGGGGGCCTCGCACTTTATCGAACACCTGATGTTCAAAGGTTCCGAGGCCCTGAGTGCGGCGCAACTGAATGAGCGGCTGGATGATCTGGGCGGCAACGCCAACGCCTTTACCAGCGAGGAAGCCACCGTGTACCACGCCGCCGCGCTGCCCGAATACACGCCCGCCCTGCTGGACACCCTGACCCAATTGATGCGCCCGGCCCTGCGCCAGAGCGATCTGGAATCCGAGCGCGGCGTGATTTTGGAAGAAATTGCCATGTACGCCGACCAGCCGCCCGTGCGCGTAATAGACGAGCTGCGGGCCGACTACTGGGGCAGGCACCCGCTGGGACAACCTGTATTGGGTACGGTGGAAACGGTGAGCGCCCTGACCCGTGACGCGCTGGCCCGCAACCACCGCGAGCGCTACGGCGCAAGTCAGGTGACACTGGCGGTGGTGGGCGCATTTGACCCGGCGGCAGTGCTGGCCTGGGCAGAGGCCGAACTGGGGGAGTGGCCCGCCGCGCCGCTGCCGACGCCCAGCCTTCCTTATCTGACTCAGCCGGCTCCGGTTCATCCCGGTACAGTCCGTGTGGTACGCGATCCCAGCCTGACGCGGGTGCAGTTGGCCCTGAGCCTGCCGGGGCTGCCCACCACCCACCCGCTGCGGGAGGCCGCCGTGGTGCTGGCCGACCTGATCGGCGGAGAAAACGGGGCGCTGTATTGGGCGCTCTTGGATACCGGGCTAGCCGACGGCGCGGATTTGGCTCATCTGGAATACCGCGATATAGGCACCTTCGAGGGCGGGTTTTCCTGCGATCCAGACCGTGCCCAAACGGTGCTGGACGGCTTCCGCACGGTGCTGGCCGGAGCCGAGGGGCTGATCACCGAAACCGCCGTGCGCCGTGCGTCCCGCAAAATGGCCGTCGGAACCTTGCTGCGGTCCGAAACGCCGCATGGCCGCCTGTTTACGCTGGGGATGGAGCATCTGGCTCACGGCTATCCCAGCCCCACGTCTGAACTCGTAGACCGCTACACGCGCGTCACCGCCGACGATGTACGCGAAGTCCTGCGCCTGTGCCCCATCAACAATATTGCCGAGTTTCCGCCGACGGTGGTGGCTTTGGGGCCGATTGAAACGCTGAGCTAA
- a CDS encoding MBL fold metallo-hydrolase RNA specificity domain-containing protein: MKMQSLGAACTVTGSMHLLTLDAAAGGTRQLLIDCGLFQGGEELEARNREPFHFDPRDLDAVILTHAHLDHVGRLPILVKQGFRGPVYCTAPTAALAETVLLDSARLQVEGYRQDVRRARRQGREDEVPPPLYEEEDVHRTVALLRPQLEFGDTLRVADISITPQRAGHILGSAYLLIESAQGRLIMSGDLGNRESGLQLDFTPPPEADAVVIETTYANRTHRVWADTLIEFRDALRESVRLGGKILIPSFAIERAQTILHTLKELMDSGEVPRIPVFLDSPMAARATHEYFEFGDELIPPVRQALQNGEDPFRPSTLHVVPSAAESQRINRYDGPAIILAGNGMMTGGRIQHHLKHHLWKPSTSLVIVSYQSPSSLGGRIVAGADSVRIMGEDVAVGAKVHTIGGFSAHADQDDLLAFLSTAGRPHVWLVHGEVEVMEAFVPVLEQHGMKGDIVPNRETVDLTGPGFPQGRPPGLPTPEGRDTQRSAGGE, translated from the coding sequence ATGAAAATGCAAAGTCTGGGCGCGGCCTGCACAGTTACGGGCAGCATGCACTTGCTGACGCTGGATGCGGCGGCGGGCGGCACGCGGCAGCTGCTGATTGACTGCGGATTGTTTCAGGGCGGAGAGGAATTAGAAGCCCGCAACCGCGAACCCTTTCACTTCGATCCGCGCGACCTGGACGCCGTGATTCTGACGCACGCGCACCTTGATCATGTGGGCCGCCTGCCCATCTTGGTCAAGCAGGGTTTCCGGGGGCCGGTGTACTGCACTGCGCCCACTGCCGCCCTGGCCGAAACGGTGCTGCTGGATTCGGCGCGGCTCCAGGTAGAAGGCTACCGCCAGGACGTGCGCCGTGCCCGCAGACAGGGCCGGGAAGACGAAGTGCCGCCGCCGCTGTATGAGGAAGAGGACGTTCACCGGACAGTGGCGTTGCTGCGCCCACAGCTGGAATTTGGCGATACCTTGCGCGTGGCCGATATAAGCATTACGCCGCAGCGGGCCGGGCACATTCTGGGCAGCGCCTACCTGCTGATCGAATCGGCGCAGGGCCGCTTGATCATGAGCGGCGACCTTGGCAACCGGGAAAGCGGGCTGCAACTGGACTTTACGCCGCCGCCCGAGGCCGATGCAGTGGTCATAGAAACCACCTACGCCAACCGGACTCACCGCGTGTGGGCCGACACACTTATAGAATTTAGAGACGCCCTGCGCGAAAGCGTGCGGCTGGGCGGCAAAATCCTGATTCCCAGCTTTGCCATAGAACGGGCGCAGACCATCCTGCACACCCTGAAGGAATTGATGGACAGCGGGGAAGTGCCGCGCATTCCGGTATTTCTAGATTCGCCTATGGCAGCGCGTGCCACCCACGAATACTTCGAATTTGGCGACGAACTGATTCCCCCGGTGCGGCAAGCCCTGCAAAACGGCGAAGACCCCTTCCGGCCCAGCACCCTTCATGTGGTTCCCAGCGCCGCCGAATCGCAGCGCATCAACCGCTACGACGGCCCCGCCATTATTTTGGCAGGCAACGGCATGATGACGGGCGGGCGCATCCAGCACCACCTCAAGCACCACCTCTGGAAACCCAGCACCAGCCTCGTGATCGTCAGTTATCAGTCTCCCAGCAGCCTCGGCGGGCGAATTGTCGCGGGCGCTGATTCGGTCAGGATTATGGGCGAAGACGTGGCGGTGGGGGCCAAAGTGCATACGATCGGCGGATTCAGCGCCCACGCCGATCAGGACGATCTGCTGGCCTTCCTGAGTACGGCGGGCAGGCCGCATGTGTGGCTGGTACACGGAGAAGTCGAAGTGATGGAAGCCTTCGTGCCCGTACTGGAGCAACACGGCATGAAGGGCGACATCGTGCCCAACCGCGAAACCGTAGACCTGACTGGCCCCGGTTTCCCGCAAGGCAGGCCGCCCGGATTGCCCACGCCGGAGGGCCGGGACACGCAACGCAGCGCGGGCGGCGAGTAG
- a CDS encoding M23 family metallopeptidase — MRRLLSFLVIVAVLGGLAYLLWPVLKNAGRYSALLSAPAPAARSLPNPLPGQRFVDTWGGARSAGRRHEGVDIFARRDTPIVATTRGVVVNVGENSLGGRTVMILGPGGQRHYYAHLERYAELREGDWIEEGAVVGYVGDSGNAKGTPPHLHYGIYTGSGAINPYPLLRREWEKR; from the coding sequence ATGCGCCGTCTGCTCTCGTTCCTCGTGATTGTGGCTGTCCTGGGCGGGCTGGCCTACCTGCTGTGGCCTGTCCTCAAAAACGCTGGCCGCTATTCGGCGCTGCTCTCGGCCCCCGCGCCTGCCGCCCGCAGTCTGCCGAACCCTTTGCCCGGTCAGCGGTTTGTAGATACCTGGGGCGGCGCACGCAGCGCGGGCCGCAGGCATGAGGGCGTGGATATTTTCGCCCGCCGTGACACGCCGATTGTGGCCACCACTCGCGGCGTCGTGGTCAATGTGGGAGAAAATAGCCTCGGCGGGCGCACCGTGATGATTCTCGGCCCCGGTGGGCAGCGGCACTATTACGCCCATCTGGAACGCTACGCCGAGTTGCGTGAGGGCGACTGGATTGAAGAAGGTGCGGTGGTCGGTTATGTCGGCGACAGCGGCAATGCCAAAGGCACGCCCCCGCATCTGCATTACGGCATCTATACGGGGAGCGGGGCCATCAATCCTTATCCGCTGCTGCGGCGAGAGTGGGAGAAACGCTGA